The proteins below come from a single Parageobacillus thermoglucosidasius genomic window:
- a CDS encoding M20 family metallopeptidase — translation MTNEEIKRLVDEVKEEVIAWRRHLHANPELSFQEEKTAQFVYETLQSFGNLEISRPTKTSVMARLIGPQPGRVVAIRADMDALPIQEENTFAFASKNPGVMHACGHDGHTAMLLGTAKILSQLRDQIKGEIRFLFQHAEELHPGGAEEMVQAGVMDGVDVVIGTHLWSPLERGKIGIVYGPMMAAPDRFFIRIHGKGGHAALPHQTIDAIAVGAQVVTNLQYIVSRNVDPLEPLVVSVTQFVAGTTHNVIPGSVEIQGTVRSFDETLRKSVPKLMERIIKGITEAHGATYEFEFEYGYRPVINNNEVTRVIEETVREVFGEEAVDHIKPNMGGEDFSAFQQKAPGSFFYVGAGNKEKGIVYPHHHPRFTIDEDALEIGVRLFVHAAFKLLAEAS, via the coding sequence ATGACCAATGAAGAGATCAAACGGCTTGTCGATGAAGTGAAAGAGGAAGTGATTGCTTGGCGCCGTCATTTGCATGCAAATCCTGAATTGTCTTTTCAGGAAGAAAAAACGGCGCAGTTTGTTTATGAGACATTGCAGTCGTTTGGAAATCTGGAGATTTCACGGCCAACCAAAACAAGCGTGATGGCGCGGCTGATCGGGCCTCAGCCGGGGAGAGTGGTGGCGATTCGCGCCGATATGGACGCGTTGCCGATTCAAGAAGAAAACACGTTTGCATTTGCTTCGAAAAATCCCGGCGTGATGCATGCGTGCGGGCATGACGGACATACGGCGATGCTTTTAGGAACGGCGAAAATTCTTTCTCAGCTGCGCGATCAAATTAAAGGGGAAATCCGTTTTCTTTTCCAGCATGCCGAAGAGTTGCATCCAGGCGGTGCAGAAGAAATGGTGCAGGCCGGTGTCATGGACGGCGTTGATGTCGTGATCGGCACTCATCTTTGGTCGCCGCTTGAGCGCGGCAAAATTGGCATTGTGTACGGACCGATGATGGCGGCCCCAGACCGCTTTTTCATCCGCATCCATGGCAAAGGCGGACACGCGGCGCTGCCGCATCAAACGATTGATGCGATTGCGGTCGGCGCCCAAGTGGTAACCAACTTGCAGTATATTGTTTCGCGCAATGTTGATCCGCTTGAACCGCTGGTCGTGTCGGTAACGCAATTTGTCGCAGGAACGACGCATAACGTCATTCCGGGAAGCGTTGAAATTCAAGGAACGGTGCGCAGTTTCGATGAGACACTGAGAAAAAGTGTGCCGAAATTAATGGAACGGATTATTAAAGGCATAACCGAAGCGCATGGCGCGACATATGAATTTGAATTTGAATACGGCTACCGTCCGGTCATTAACAATAACGAGGTTACCCGCGTGATTGAGGAAACGGTGCGCGAAGTATTTGGGGAGGAAGCGGTTGACCATATAAAGCCAAATATGGGCGGCGAAGATTTTTCCGCATTCCAGCAAAAAGCCCCGGGCAGCTTCTTCTATGTCGGTGCAGGAAACAAAGAAAAAGGCATCGTCTATCCGCATCATCATCCACGCTTTACCATCGACGAAGATGCGTTAGAAATTGGCGTGCGCCTGTTTGTCCATGCGGCGTTTAAATTATTGG